In a genomic window of Gloeocapsopsis dulcis:
- a CDS encoding ABC transporter permease, with protein MNSIDLQAKAQTLVKLRHESGISRAISDSLLIAWRNLIRLSRTPAVIVSVLLFPILFFSGFLLAFERLMSFQGIDYVQYLVPIITLQAMFFTAMGSAVTLAKDIKTGMLQRCRAMPISRAAVLGGLILAYLVRAIAATIILLTFAHLYGFRFQTSFIAVLGYLALTLLFTTTAVAGYAVFALVLRQPDLVNSLLIVPYAPLLLLSTGFSPAENFPQWLQPIVQVQPVSYTAAALRALVNGTELLIPLLLSLVWLIGLLIVFGLIAVRLYQWVS; from the coding sequence GTGAATAGCATTGATTTACAAGCGAAAGCACAAACATTAGTGAAACTACGGCATGAGTCTGGCATAAGTCGGGCAATTTCCGATAGTTTACTGATTGCTTGGCGTAACTTGATCCGTCTAAGTCGCACCCCTGCAGTGATTGTGTCCGTGTTACTTTTTCCTATTTTATTTTTCAGCGGTTTCTTGCTTGCCTTTGAGCGCTTGATGAGTTTTCAAGGAATTGACTATGTCCAGTATCTTGTGCCAATTATTACGCTACAAGCCATGTTTTTTACTGCTATGGGTTCAGCAGTGACTTTAGCTAAAGATATCAAAACAGGAATGCTCCAGCGTTGTCGGGCAATGCCAATTTCACGGGCGGCGGTGCTTGGAGGGTTGATTCTGGCATATTTAGTGCGGGCGATCGCTGCCACGATCATTTTATTGACTTTCGCACATCTCTATGGCTTTCGCTTTCAAACAAGTTTTATCGCTGTTCTTGGTTATCTCGCACTAACATTACTCTTTACGACAACTGCCGTAGCAGGTTATGCGGTTTTTGCTTTGGTTTTACGTCAACCTGATTTAGTGAACTCACTGTTGATTGTTCCCTATGCACCTTTACTTTTACTAAGTACAGGTTTTAGCCCTGCCGAAAATTTTCCCCAGTGGCTGCAACCAATTGTACAAGTACAACCCGTCAGCTATACTGCTGCTGCACTACGTGCCTTAGTGAATGGTACTGAATTACTAATTCCCTTATTGTTGTCACTAGTGTGGCTAATTGGGCTACTCATAGTTTTTGGTTTAATTGCAGTTCGACTTTACCAATGGGTATCATGA
- a CDS encoding ABC transporter permease: protein MTISTASNLVAKRREGGIARTLNDIALITQRNLLLDIRNPAVIVGATGFPVFLMLIFTASFARVVVPQGSYSDYAQFLVPLSIVQGLLFSTTSIGTALYNDLDSGMDTRLRTLPIARSALLAGRILGGAGRLLAQVIIITFVGYFIGFRFQTGIFAIVTFLLLPIIFASAFSWIAVFFAVKAKAAESVQVSMTPWLLPLTFLSVGLVPKEGFPDWLQGFVAINPVSTAAQALRGLATGGSAIGFVLQTLLWSAVITAIFSTLAIRAYQRRSV, encoded by the coding sequence ATGACAATTTCTACTGCATCTAACTTAGTCGCAAAACGCCGCGAGGGTGGAATTGCGCGTACACTCAACGACATTGCACTGATTACGCAACGCAATCTGTTACTTGATATCAGAAATCCTGCAGTCATAGTAGGTGCAACAGGGTTTCCAGTATTTTTGATGCTAATTTTCACTGCTAGCTTTGCCAGAGTCGTCGTCCCGCAAGGAAGTTATAGTGATTATGCTCAGTTTCTCGTCCCACTGAGCATTGTGCAAGGATTACTATTTAGTACTACTAGTATTGGTACCGCACTATATAACGATCTTGATAGTGGTATGGATACACGACTGCGAACGCTCCCGATCGCCCGTTCTGCATTACTTGCTGGTAGAATTTTGGGTGGTGCAGGGCGCTTGTTAGCCCAAGTCATCATTATTACTTTTGTTGGTTACTTCATCGGCTTTCGCTTTCAAACTGGTATCTTTGCAATCGTCACGTTTCTACTCCTACCAATTATCTTTGCATCAGCGTTTTCTTGGATTGCAGTCTTTTTTGCTGTTAAAGCCAAAGCTGCCGAATCGGTACAAGTTTCAATGACACCGTGGCTACTACCACTTACCTTTCTCAGTGTTGGTTTAGTTCCAAAAGAAGGCTTCCCTGATTGGCTGCAAGGTTTTGTTGCCATCAACCCTGTCTCTACTGCTGCACAAGCTTTGCGAGGTTTGGCTACTGGAGGTTCTGCTATAGGTTTTGTACTTCAAACTCTACTGTGGAGTGCTGTCATTACTGCTATCTTTAGCACCTTAGCAATCCGTGCCTACCAGCGCCGTAGTGTCTGA
- a CDS encoding alpha/beta fold hydrolase: MTTEQILYTSSIEKHVWNWKGYKIQYTIRGKGRPLVLIHGFGACIGHWRKNIPVLADAGYRVFALDLLGFGGSSKPPLNYTLDVWEVLLKDFWEEHIQEPAIFIGNSIGALLSLMVVVNHPEIAAGGVLINSAGGLSHRPNELNPPLRIFMAGFNRLVRSRITGRTIFNRIRQKSQIRRTLLQVYRNREAVTDELVDMLYEPACDPGAQQVFASIITAPPGPSPAELLPKVKCPLLVVWGADDPWTPISGAKLYETMRDRGEPVEVVPIPNAGHCPHDEVPDQVNPVIVQWLDKLPLRGLMSDEL; this comes from the coding sequence GTGACTACCGAGCAAATACTATACACCAGCAGCATTGAAAAGCACGTTTGGAACTGGAAAGGATACAAAATTCAGTACACCATCAGAGGAAAAGGACGTCCTTTAGTATTAATTCATGGATTTGGTGCTTGTATCGGACACTGGCGGAAAAATATACCTGTACTAGCCGATGCAGGCTATCGAGTATTTGCCTTAGATTTATTAGGTTTTGGTGGATCGAGTAAACCACCGCTGAATTATACATTGGATGTATGGGAAGTCCTGCTCAAGGATTTTTGGGAAGAACATATCCAAGAACCAGCAATCTTTATCGGTAACTCGATTGGAGCGCTACTGAGTTTAATGGTAGTCGTAAATCATCCAGAAATTGCCGCAGGTGGAGTTTTGATTAACAGCGCAGGTGGTTTGAGTCATCGTCCTAATGAACTTAATCCACCATTACGAATCTTCATGGCGGGGTTTAATCGTCTTGTGCGTTCGAGAATTACGGGAAGAACTATTTTTAACCGAATTCGCCAAAAATCGCAAATCCGACGCACGTTGCTGCAAGTATATCGTAATCGCGAAGCTGTTACTGATGAATTGGTGGATATGCTATATGAGCCAGCGTGCGATCCTGGCGCGCAACAAGTTTTTGCTTCAATTATTACTGCACCTCCAGGTCCAAGTCCGGCTGAGTTATTACCGAAGGTAAAATGTCCTTTACTAGTAGTATGGGGTGCTGACGATCCTTGGACGCCGATTAGTGGTGCAAAACTTTATGAAACGATGCGCGATCGCGGTGAACCTGTTGAGGTCGTTCCCATCCCTAACGCGGGACATTGTCCTCACGATGAAGTTCCCGATCAAGTTAACCCTGTTATTGTTCAATGGTTAGATAAATTACCGCTTCGTGGGCTTATGAGTGACGAATTATGA
- a CDS encoding alpha/beta hydrolase: MRQALTAERIYASYSVVERSISVAALEKYAREGILDDELAVYAQYVNPQQLAQLRRVLLTRIELTPVAVAQFLYTPQGIILLERLGQIVQTEARQPGFYAIRSALILAAATPDGLTLLNVLRQFPTRSIRIDLARSLRIAEQLERLVNQTRQAITLVQQDAVNAANAQPPLDFRQLPDLRERGPFSWNQQTLTLSDPRRDRRFLADIYLPLNLEKPAPVIVISHGLGSDRTSFIYLATQLASYGFAVVVPEHPGSNAEQLRSLLLGVAAEVAQPNEFINRPLDVRYLLNELERLRLSDARFRNINVQQVGVIGQSFGGYTALALAGAPLNFEQLQQDCTRLQDSSLWNVSLLLQCRALELPITGYVLRDPRVKAAIAINPITSSVFGEASIRQITVPVMIVSGSADTIAPTLAEQIRPFSWLTSPDKYLAVIVGATHFSTIGEPTPGSEPIAVPPQVIGPTPEVARSYISALSVPFFQTYINNLPQYRPYLSSAYAQAVSETLLPLSLVRSLSSSELRQFFR; the protein is encoded by the coding sequence ATGCGTCAAGCCTTGACAGCGGAACGAATTTATGCATCTTATTCAGTTGTCGAGCGATCGATCTCGGTGGCGGCGCTGGAAAAGTATGCGCGAGAAGGTATTCTGGATGACGAACTCGCGGTTTATGCTCAATATGTTAATCCACAACAGCTAGCACAATTACGAAGGGTACTACTGACACGAATTGAGTTAACTCCGGTAGCAGTTGCGCAGTTTCTCTATACGCCGCAGGGAATCATTTTATTAGAACGCTTGGGACAAATTGTTCAAACCGAAGCGCGTCAGCCAGGTTTTTACGCAATCCGCTCAGCTTTGATTTTAGCCGCAGCGACTCCTGATGGCTTGACTTTACTCAATGTATTACGTCAGTTTCCAACGCGCAGTATTCGTATTGATTTAGCACGCAGTTTGCGCATTGCAGAACAGCTAGAAAGATTAGTGAATCAAACTAGGCAAGCGATCACTCTTGTGCAACAGGATGCAGTAAATGCTGCGAATGCGCAACCACCGCTTGATTTTCGGCAATTACCTGATTTGCGCGAACGAGGTCCTTTTAGTTGGAATCAGCAAACACTCACGTTATCCGATCCGAGACGCGATCGCCGATTTCTGGCGGATATCTATCTTCCGCTTAATTTAGAAAAACCAGCACCAGTGATTGTTATTTCTCACGGTTTAGGATCAGATCGGACAAGTTTTATCTATTTAGCAACTCAACTAGCATCCTATGGCTTTGCGGTTGTGGTTCCCGAACATCCTGGAAGTAATGCAGAACAGTTGCGATCGCTTTTATTAGGAGTAGCTGCAGAAGTCGCCCAACCAAATGAATTTATTAACCGTCCACTGGATGTAAGATATTTACTCAATGAGTTGGAACGTCTGCGATTATCCGACGCTCGTTTTAGAAACATTAATGTCCAGCAAGTTGGAGTTATTGGTCAATCTTTTGGTGGTTATACTGCATTAGCTTTAGCAGGCGCACCGTTAAATTTTGAACAACTACAACAAGACTGTACCAGACTACAAGATTCTTCTTTGTGGAATGTATCGTTATTACTACAATGTCGGGCGTTGGAGTTACCAATTACTGGCTATGTTTTACGCGATCCGCGTGTAAAAGCAGCGATCGCAATTAACCCAATTACGAGTAGTGTTTTTGGCGAAGCTAGCATTAGGCAAATTACTGTACCTGTGATGATTGTCAGTGGTAGTGCTGATACTATTGCTCCTACATTGGCTGAACAAATTCGTCCTTTTAGTTGGCTAACGAGTCCAGATAAGTATCTAGCTGTGATTGTAGGTGCTACGCACTTCTCGACAATTGGCGAACCTACGCCTGGTTCAGAACCTATTGCGGTACCGCCACAAGTTATTGGTCCTACTCCAGAAGTTGCACGGTCGTATATAAGTGCTTTGAGTGTACCGTTTTTTCAAACATATATTAATAACTTACCTCAATATCGCCCCTATCTCAGTTCGGCGTATGCTCAAGCAGTGAGTGAAACTTTATTGCCACTGAGTTTAGTGCGATCGCTCTCAAGTAGTGAGTTAAGACAATTTTTCCGCTAA
- a CDS encoding IS1 family transposase (programmed frameshift), giving the protein MECPLCGHVKVHKHGKMPSGVQRYFCPGCGQTFNERFDTLYYHRHVSPEQIRQVLQAHSEGSSLRGISRTSGLAYNTVVSIIRAASGRAQQVHNAELKAVKTQEVSADEMWSFVKKQKQCLADELEVGECWIALSLANSSGLILAARVGKHTDELLEELIVSTEGKSDCKHWNSDDWGGYERVLPFEILHYIGKDRTQRLERTNGIVRQQTGRWHRRQNKFGKLWEQTKVTTRLVVSYFNWIWQHSRFKTTAAQRAGLADRSWCWHDIAIYPTII; this is encoded by the exons ATGGAATGCCCCTTATGTGGACATGTGAAGGTTCATAAACACGGCAAGATGCCCAGTGGAGTTCAACGGTACTTCTGTCCTGGCTGCGGTCAAACCTTCAACGAACGCTTCGATACCCTCTACTATCATCGGCACGTTAGTCCAGAGCAAATTCGCCAAGTGCTACAAGCTCACAGTGAAGGGAGCAGTCTGCGAGGCATTAGTCGCACGAGTGGACTGGCATACAACACCGTCGTCAGTATTATTCGTGCTGCTAGTGGACGAGCACAACAGGTTCATAATGCTGAGCTAAAAGCGGTCAAAACTCAAGAGGTGTCTGCTGACGAGATGTGGTCGTTTGTG AAAAAACAAAAGCAATGCCTCGCGGACGAACTAGAAGTGGGTGAGTGCTGGATTGCGTTGAGTCTAGCCAACTCTAGCGGATTGATTCTAGCAGCACGGGTGGGAAAACATACTGATGAATTGCTTGAGGAATTGATCGTGAGTACGGAAGGAAAGTCCGATTGCAAGCATTGGAACAGTGATGATTGGGGTGGTTACGAACGGGTGCTGCCGTTTGAAATCCTGCACTACATTGGCAAAGACAGGACGCAGCGCCTAGAGCGCACCAATGGCATTGTCAGGCAGCAAACGGGCAGGTGGCATCGACGGCAGAATAAGTTTGGCAAGTTGTGGGAGCAAACAAAAGTGACGACACGATTAGTCGTGAGCTATTTCAATTGGATTTGGCAACATAGTCGCTTCAAAACCACAGCAGCTCAACGCGCAGGACTAGCCGATCGTTCTTGGTGTTGGCATGACATTGCGATTTATCCCACAATTATTTAA
- the rtcA gene encoding RNA 3'-terminal phosphate cyclase: MINIDGSYGEGGGQVLRTSLSLAAITGQAVRIERIRAGRKKPGLAAQHLTAVRAVAAICHAQVKGDTLGSTSLEFVPRSAVQASQYHFDVTAAQEGGSAGAVTLVLQTILLPLAIATGNSEVTLRGGTHVPFSPPLTYIERVYLPLLRQMGVVAEVKLNAWGWYPQGGGEVQLQVRGNSKLSEINLLEKGELQQVRGLAVVTELPSHIPQRMASRAENLLSQAHLKATVTPSREKGIAPGAGIFLTAKYANTRAGFSALGRIGLAAEKAAEMVCAELLNFHDTGAPVDVHLADQLLLPATLAIEPSQYRVAEISTHLTTNAWVIEQFGVAQVNIDVSEKVVAIAPLPQIPNLKSYKPKFQT; encoded by the coding sequence GTGATTAACATTGATGGTTCTTATGGAGAAGGTGGCGGACAAGTTCTACGGACTTCACTCAGTTTAGCTGCGATTACTGGTCAAGCGGTACGCATTGAACGCATTCGGGCGGGACGGAAAAAACCTGGATTAGCTGCCCAGCATTTGACTGCGGTACGTGCAGTTGCAGCAATTTGTCATGCACAGGTAAAGGGTGACACCTTGGGTTCAACGTCGCTAGAGTTTGTTCCGAGGAGTGCTGTACAAGCTAGTCAATATCACTTTGATGTTACTGCAGCACAAGAAGGTGGTTCTGCGGGTGCAGTAACTTTGGTATTGCAAACAATTCTCTTACCGTTAGCGATCGCCACGGGTAATTCTGAGGTAACACTACGAGGCGGAACTCATGTTCCTTTTAGCCCGCCACTAACGTATATTGAACGCGTTTACTTACCTCTGTTACGTCAAATGGGAGTAGTAGCGGAGGTAAAACTTAACGCCTGGGGCTGGTATCCGCAAGGTGGAGGTGAGGTGCAATTGCAAGTTCGTGGGAATAGTAAACTCAGCGAAATTAATTTACTAGAAAAAGGTGAATTGCAGCAGGTACGTGGATTAGCGGTAGTAACCGAATTACCTTCACACATTCCACAACGCATGGCAAGTCGGGCTGAAAATCTGTTAAGTCAGGCGCATCTTAAAGCTACTGTAACGCCCTCGCGCGAAAAGGGAATTGCTCCTGGTGCAGGGATTTTTCTTACTGCTAAGTATGCAAACACTCGTGCTGGATTCAGTGCATTAGGGCGTATAGGTTTAGCTGCAGAGAAAGCTGCGGAAATGGTGTGTGCAGAGTTATTAAATTTCCACGACACAGGCGCACCTGTTGATGTTCACTTAGCAGATCAGTTGCTGTTACCCGCAACGTTAGCCATAGAACCGAGTCAATATCGAGTTGCAGAGATTAGTACTCATTTGACGACCAATGCATGGGTAATTGAGCAATTTGGTGTAGCACAGGTGAATATTGATGTCAGCGAGAAGGTAGTTGCGATCGCACCTTTGCCTCAAATTCCTAATCTGAAATCGTATAAGCCCAAATTTCAAACTTAG
- a CDS encoding class I SAM-dependent methyltransferase, whose amino-acid sequence MKRTYYDNIAQIYDQTRWLTPSVAEEVADFMINLTGATSETSFLEPGVGTGLNVLPLVKRGYSVTGIDVSEAMLAQFRQKLTGIPANLTLIHADASQLPFPDNSFDVVLTVHMLHGIANWKAFLDDITRVLKPEGVYLNCQWITPPARREFEGYYQSILSKYENSQQEFKNVGTAIEKLDVEGYFNSKGYTSKYFIAKEWEVTNTVEELLSYFKLRAYGLCWRDSDEIFHQIMNEFEAFCVKHYGSLHKSLSSQAKFEIWAYTISD is encoded by the coding sequence ATGAAACGCACCTACTACGACAATATTGCACAAATCTATGACCAAACACGCTGGCTAACACCATCAGTAGCAGAAGAAGTTGCAGACTTTATGATTAATCTGACTGGTGCAACTTCTGAAACATCTTTTCTAGAACCTGGTGTGGGTACAGGTTTAAACGTACTTCCTCTTGTCAAACGTGGCTACTCGGTGACAGGAATTGATGTCTCTGAAGCAATGCTTGCTCAATTTCGACAAAAATTAACTGGAATTCCTGCTAATTTAACTCTGATTCATGCTGACGCTTCACAGTTGCCTTTTCCAGATAACAGTTTTGATGTTGTGTTAACTGTTCATATGCTGCATGGGATTGCTAACTGGAAAGCATTTTTAGATGACATTACGCGAGTGCTTAAACCTGAAGGAGTTTATCTTAATTGTCAATGGATTACTCCACCAGCGCGAAGAGAATTTGAAGGCTACTATCAGTCAATTTTATCTAAGTATGAGAATTCACAGCAAGAATTCAAAAATGTAGGTACAGCAATTGAAAAACTAGATGTAGAGGGCTACTTTAATAGTAAGGGTTACACGTCAAAGTATTTTATTGCTAAGGAGTGGGAAGTTACTAATACGGTTGAGGAACTATTAAGTTACTTTAAATTACGGGCATATGGCTTATGTTGGCGAGACTCAGATGAGATATTTCATCAGATAATGAATGAGTTTGAAGCATTTTGTGTAAAGCATTATGGGTCACTACACAAGAGCCTCTCTTCCCAAGCTAAGTTTGAAATTTGGGCTTATACGATTTCAGATTAG
- a CDS encoding 2'-5' RNA ligase family protein: protein MASPSPLILTLKLDRITFDFFNELRQQHFPSERNFLPAHITLFHALPGEHELSIQQSLQNLCTHTPSLPLLFPKPRFLGRGVAIEVSCSELIQLRQQLAATWNMWLSKQDQQRYQPHVTIQNKVTSDEARQLYNELVSSWNSVNGYGEGLLLWYYKGGPWELAGEFIFKCGAVA from the coding sequence ATGGCATCACCATCACCGCTTATTTTGACACTCAAACTCGATCGCATAACCTTTGATTTTTTTAATGAATTGCGCCAGCAACACTTCCCCTCAGAGAGAAACTTTCTCCCTGCACATATCACCCTCTTTCATGCACTTCCTGGCGAACACGAATTATCAATTCAGCAGAGTTTACAAAACCTCTGTACGCACACTCCATCTTTACCGCTTCTCTTTCCAAAACCGCGCTTTCTCGGTAGAGGTGTCGCAATAGAAGTTAGCTGTTCTGAGTTGATTCAACTACGACAACAGCTTGCAGCAACTTGGAATATGTGGTTAAGTAAGCAGGATCAGCAGCGATATCAACCGCACGTCACAATTCAAAATAAAGTGACATCAGATGAAGCACGTCAGCTTTATAACGAACTTGTCAGTTCTTGGAACTCTGTTAACGGATATGGGGAGGGACTGTTACTCTGGTATTACAAAGGGGGACCGTGGGAATTAGCAGGTGAGTTCATCTTTAAATGCGGTGCAGTAGCTTAA
- a CDS encoding creatininase family protein: MVHIYHFAWTTRDLTRSGGLGDPTVATKEKGDRILESVSDGWVKAIADIYKFRQPQAWHNRNSTLN; the protein is encoded by the coding sequence ATGGTCCACATTTACCATTTTGCTTGGACAACCCGCGATTTAACTCGTAGTGGAGGATTGGGAGATCCGACAGTTGCAACAAAGGAAAAAGGCGATCGCATTCTTGAATCTGTCTCTGATGGTTGGGTAAAAGCGATCGCAGACATCTACAAGTTTCGTCAGCCGCAAGCTTGGCATAATAGAAACAGCACCCTTAATTAG
- a CDS encoding 2TM domain-containing protein: MKVSDNKITRLYHQEDIQQILQIAISCQAHEGEFTHEQLLEIASELEITPECLQAAEKEWQLQQTDLQKRQVFNTYRRRNLQKSFGNYAIVNSFLLMLNFISAGTLSWSLYIALFWGLGLGLYAWNIFQTKGEEYEKAYRRWYRKHQLRQSVNSLIDRCLKAWQT; this comes from the coding sequence ATGAAAGTATCAGATAACAAAATTACCCGCTTGTATCATCAGGAAGATATTCAACAAATTTTACAAATCGCGATTTCTTGTCAAGCGCATGAAGGCGAATTTACTCACGAACAGTTGTTAGAAATTGCGTCTGAATTAGAAATTACACCAGAATGTCTCCAAGCTGCTGAAAAAGAATGGCAGCTACAACAAACTGATCTGCAAAAGCGCCAAGTTTTCAATACATACCGGCGTCGCAACTTACAAAAAAGCTTTGGTAATTATGCCATTGTTAACTCTTTTTTATTGATGCTGAACTTCATCAGTGCTGGTACGCTTTCTTGGTCATTATATATTGCTTTGTTTTGGGGTTTAGGGCTAGGGCTATATGCTTGGAATATATTCCAAACCAAAGGCGAAGAATATGAAAAAGCTTATCGCAGGTGGTATCGCAAGCACCAGTTAAGACAATCGGTAAATTCTTTAATTGATCGCTGTCTTAAAGCTTGGCAAACATAA
- a CDS encoding salt stress protein, Slr1339 family yields the protein MDELDKLLAVIDARPQQKTPAPVDKYTVQLTSDIERLLSAVKTDYAQKDRELERYKAKEMEKQAIAWLKTLEPLSSEGLWFEQFAAKYSSKVAAAVDYLRSLSGNA from the coding sequence ATGGATGAACTTGATAAGCTTTTGGCGGTAATTGATGCCAGGCCACAGCAAAAAACGCCAGCACCAGTAGATAAATATACAGTTCAATTAACTTCAGATATAGAGCGTCTCTTAAGTGCGGTCAAAACTGATTATGCCCAAAAAGATCGCGAATTAGAACGGTATAAAGCCAAGGAAATGGAAAAACAGGCGATCGCGTGGTTAAAAACCCTAGAACCGCTGTCAAGTGAGGGATTGTGGTTTGAGCAATTTGCTGCAAAGTATTCATCCAAAGTTGCAGCCGCAGTTGATTACTTGCGATCGCTATCCGGTAATGCTTAA
- a CDS encoding vWA domain-containing protein — translation MVQDRDYTLIIDKSGSMSTPDQAGGKSRWEIAQESTLALARKCEKFDPDGISVYVFSGRFKRYDDVTSSKVAQVFQESDPAGTTNLAIVLQDAIKNYFQRKAAGKIKPQGETILVVTDGEPDDRRAVFEVIINATHQMERDEELAISFIQVGSDPQATKFLKAIDDQLQGVGAKFDICDTVTLDDLEDMSLSEVLLNAIND, via the coding sequence ATCGTGCAAGATCGTGACTATACCCTGATCATCGATAAAAGTGGCAGTATGTCCACACCAGATCAAGCAGGTGGTAAAAGTCGATGGGAAATCGCCCAAGAATCTACATTGGCATTAGCGCGAAAATGCGAAAAATTCGATCCTGATGGCATTTCTGTCTATGTCTTCTCTGGTAGATTTAAACGCTACGATGATGTTACTTCGAGTAAAGTCGCTCAAGTCTTTCAAGAAAGCGATCCTGCAGGGACAACTAATCTCGCAATTGTCCTACAAGATGCCATAAAAAACTACTTTCAACGTAAAGCTGCTGGAAAGATAAAGCCACAAGGCGAAACTATTTTAGTTGTTACGGATGGTGAACCTGACGATCGCCGCGCTGTATTTGAAGTCATTATCAATGCGACTCACCAAATGGAACGCGATGAAGAACTGGCAATATCTTTTATTCAAGTAGGTTCAGATCCGCAAGCAACGAAATTTCTCAAAGCAATTGACGATCAACTGCAAGGAGTCGGTGCAAAATTCGATATTTGTGACACAGTTACGCTTGATGACTTAGAAGATATGAGTTTATCGGAAGTATTGCTTAACGCGATCAATGATTAA